The Malus sylvestris chromosome 12, drMalSylv7.2, whole genome shotgun sequence genome contains a region encoding:
- the LOC126592411 gene encoding PHD finger-like domain-containing protein 5A, giving the protein MAKHHPDLIMCWKQPGIAIGRLCEKCDGKCVICDSYVCPCTLVLVCDECNYGSFHGRCVICGGVGISYAYYCKECTQQEKDRDGCPKIVNLGSAKTDLFYEWKKYGFKKR; this is encoded by the coding sequence ATGGCGAAGCATCATCCTGACCTGATTATGTGCTGGAAGCAACCTGGAATAGCTATTGGAAGGTTGTGTGAAAAGTGCGACGGTAAGTGTGTAATTTGTGACTCTTATGTGTGTCCTTGCACACTTGTTCTGGTTTGCGATGAGTGCAACTATGGATCTTTCCATGGAAGGTGTGTTATTTGTGGAGGGGTTGGAATTTCTTATGCTTATTACTGCAAGGAGTGTACTCAGCAGGAGAAAGATAGAGATGGGTGCCCAAAAATTGTGAATCTGGGAAGTGCCAAAACAGATCTGTTCTATGAATGGAAAAAGTATGGTTTCAAGAAAAGATGA